The Zingiber officinale cultivar Zhangliang chromosome 10A, Zo_v1.1, whole genome shotgun sequence genome contains a region encoding:
- the LOC122026771 gene encoding uncharacterized protein LOC122026771, with amino-acid sequence MEDPLPRHYTPLEIGEYNGSVDLDDHLAKFDNAATLHQYTDGVKCRVFLTTLSGPAQRWFTRLPIGSIRSFKDFRAAFLHHFASSCRHQKTSVNLFSLKQGPQETLRTYIQRFNQVAMDIPAVSLEVLVNAFTQGLVEGEFFRSLIRRPP; translated from the coding sequence ATGGAGGATCCCTTACCTCGCCATTACACCCCATTAGAGATCGGGGAGTACAATGGGAGTGTTGACCTGGACGATCACTTGGCCAAGTTCGACAACGCAGCCACACTGCACCAATACACCGATGGGGTGAAGTGCAGGGTCTTCTTGACAACCTTATCGGGGCCTGCTCAGCGATGGTTCACCAGGCTACCGATCGGGTCCATCcgtagcttcaaggatttccgggcTGCCTTCCtgcaccattttgcgagcagctGCCGACATCAAAAGACAAGCGTCAACTTGTTCTCGCTGAAGCAAGGTCCTCAAGAAACGCTCAGGACCTATATCCAGCGCTTTAACCAGGTGGCGATGGATATACCGGCAGTCTCCCTGGAGGTATTAGTGAACGCTTTCACCCAGGGACTCGTAGAAGGCGAATTCTTTCGGTCACTCATCCGCAGGCCACCATGA